A window of the Candidatus Poribacteria bacterium genome harbors these coding sequences:
- the nagA gene encoding N-acetylglucosamine-6-phosphate deacetylase, with the protein MSIRDVTETCDAAPRASQSRTRTSGAGIEAAFADGGGSAGGPVRALLGALLPSRFADRRRARLRGAAVFAGRSRRRFIPEALMPRADIAAPQPTSERTAILNGTRITPFRVEPNADGLWIEAGRWISPPDSRSGWRIVDASGLYIAPGFIDVHIHGGAGSDFMDGAASDAQRIAGYHATGGTTSLLATTGADSLGGFMRTMDSVAEAMASGAGGARLLGVHVEGPYFSPAKRGCHLARYIRAPRPDDYMPLLERDEVRWMTLAPELPGSEGLIRALTERGIVASAGHSEATYPQVEEAVGWGLRHSTHLYNAMSSVTKRGPARIGGLVEASLLLDGMTTELIADGHHVPDELMRLAVRCKGVDGVLIVTDAQRAAGMPDGEYEFGRRGEGVPFVVRNGVAMMPDASGYASSTIRMIDAVRVAHERIGVGIAEAVRMASHNPARRLGLEVELGSLEPGKRADAVLFSPEWEVVQTLVDGSEVYRRS; encoded by the coding sequence ATGTCCATCCGCGACGTCACTGAAACCTGCGACGCCGCGCCTCGAGCGAGCCAGTCCCGAACGCGTACAAGCGGTGCTGGAATCGAGGCGGCTTTCGCTGATGGCGGTGGCTCGGCAGGTGGGCCCGTCCGTGCTCTACTCGGCGCTCTTCTTCCCAGCCGCTTCGCCGACCGCCGTAGAGCGCGTCTGCGCGGTGCTGCGGTGTTCGCCGGGCGATCTCGCCGCCGGTTCATCCCGGAGGCGCTGATGCCTCGCGCCGACATCGCCGCTCCCCAGCCGACTTCCGAACGCACCGCCATCCTCAACGGAACGCGGATCACACCGTTCCGTGTCGAACCGAATGCCGACGGTCTCTGGATCGAAGCCGGCAGATGGATATCGCCGCCGGACTCACGGTCGGGATGGCGGATCGTCGACGCGAGCGGGCTCTATATCGCTCCCGGATTCATTGACGTCCATATCCACGGCGGCGCGGGCTCCGATTTCATGGACGGAGCAGCGTCCGACGCCCAACGCATCGCCGGCTACCACGCGACCGGTGGAACAACGTCTCTGCTGGCGACCACCGGCGCAGACTCGCTCGGCGGGTTCATGCGTACGATGGATAGCGTCGCGGAAGCCATGGCGAGCGGCGCGGGAGGCGCGCGACTGCTCGGCGTCCACGTCGAGGGGCCCTACTTCAGCCCCGCCAAGCGCGGATGTCACCTCGCCCGCTACATCCGCGCGCCCCGTCCCGACGACTACATGCCGCTGCTGGAACGGGACGAGGTTCGCTGGATGACGCTCGCCCCGGAACTGCCCGGCAGCGAAGGACTCATCCGCGCGCTCACGGAACGCGGGATCGTCGCCAGCGCGGGGCACTCCGAAGCGACCTATCCGCAGGTCGAGGAGGCGGTCGGTTGGGGGCTCCGCCACTCGACGCACCTCTACAATGCGATGTCCTCGGTGACGAAGCGGGGCCCGGCGAGGATCGGCGGTCTAGTCGAGGCGTCGCTGCTCCTGGACGGCATGACGACCGAGCTGATCGCCGACGGTCACCACGTGCCCGACGAGCTGATGCGCCTCGCCGTGCGATGCAAAGGCGTCGATGGCGTCTTGATCGTCACGGACGCCCAGCGGGCGGCGGGCATGCCCGACGGCGAGTACGAGTTCGGTCGCCGAGGCGAGGGCGTGCCGTTCGTTGTGAGGAATGGCGTCGCGATGATGCCCGATGCGTCCGGCTACGCGAGCTCGACGATCCGCATGATCGACGCCGTGAGAGTCGCCCACGAGCGCATCGGCGTCGGGATCGCGGAAGCGGTGCGTATGGCGTCGCACAACCCGGCTCGACGCCTTGGGCTCGAAGTCGAGCTGGGTTCGCTGGAACCGGGGAAACGCGCGGACGCGGTTCTGTTCTCGCCGGAGTGGGAAGTCGTGCAGACGCTCGTCGACGGCTCGGAGGTCTATCGACGCAGCTAG
- the metH gene encoding methionine synthase — protein MARWTRREIEDVAAERILVVDGAMGTAIQALDLKAADYGGAELEGCNENLVRTRPEAIAGIHRGYLDAGADIIETNTFGSTSIVLSEYGLAGDAFELNRLAAALARECADRSSGGKPRFVAGSMGPSTKAMSVTGGVTWDELVAAYREQALGLIDGGVDLLLLETAQDTRNVKASAVGILDAIRESGIDVPLMVSCTIELMGTMLAGQSIEAFATSVEHLPLFSVGLNCSTGPTFMTDHVRALAQQSESRITCVPNAGLPDENGSYHETPESMARVLARFAESGWINAIGGCCGTTPAHIRAFSAVAEAHAPRQASPVRQTRVSGIEFLALEDDGRPYLIGERTNVLGSRKFKRLIAQGKHEEAAEIGRAQVRNGAHVVDVCLQDPDRDELSDMRSFLSHLVRKTRAPLMIDSTDPDVIEEALRFCQGKAIINSVNLEDGEERFTRVVPIARRYGAALVCGTIDEDPVQGMGVTADRKLAIAQRSHALLTGKYGVPEEDIIWDPLVFPVGTGDATYMNAGWETIEGVRRLKEAFPQCKTVLGISNVSFGLPPAGRETLNSVFLYHCTKAGLDLAIVNSERLVRYSSIPESERALAERLLFENSEQAIQEFSDAFRDAQEATSSAPMEGLSLNERLARYIVDGSKDGLVDDLNLALAERSPLDVINGPLMAGMDEVGRLFNDKQLIVAEVLQSAEAMKAAVDHLEPFMEKSETSTKGTVILATVKGDVHDIGKNLVDIILSNNGYRVVNLGIKVAPERLVEAYEEHRPDIIGLSGLLVKSAQMMVTSAEDLTTAGIEVPLLVGGAALSDRFTRSRIAPAYGKGIVAYAKDAMDGLRLANVIMDPKSREALRVDAPAAELADPKPSSEVAESVATIRTEVRRADVPPPPDYRRHVIEPDPDELFPFIDPQLLYGRDLGLRGSFRRQIDAGDPRARELQALIDEIRAASAREGWLRARAVYQFFPCVSRGSTIEILSPDHSRTVASFRFPRQPDGNRLCLADYVAPVDGGGTDNLCLFVTTAGEGVRERAEELKRAGKYLMSHALGSLAFEYAEAAAEWLHARVRAMWGFGDPRDMTMQQRFRTEYRGRRYSFGYPACPDLAEQKTLFSLLSPAEIGVALTETGMMDPEASVSALVFHHPDATYFDARAAADR, from the coding sequence TCGGGGCTACCTCGACGCGGGCGCGGACATCATCGAGACGAACACCTTCGGCTCGACGAGCATCGTTCTGTCCGAGTACGGGCTCGCAGGCGACGCGTTCGAGCTGAACCGTCTGGCTGCGGCTCTCGCGCGGGAGTGCGCCGACCGATCGAGCGGCGGCAAACCGCGATTCGTCGCCGGATCGATGGGCCCCAGCACCAAGGCGATGTCCGTCACCGGCGGCGTGACCTGGGATGAGCTGGTCGCCGCCTATCGAGAGCAGGCGCTGGGGCTGATCGACGGAGGAGTCGATCTCCTGCTGCTGGAGACGGCTCAGGATACTCGGAACGTCAAGGCGAGCGCCGTCGGGATTCTCGACGCGATCCGGGAGTCGGGGATCGACGTCCCGTTGATGGTGTCGTGCACCATCGAGCTGATGGGGACGATGCTCGCTGGACAGAGCATCGAAGCCTTCGCGACATCCGTCGAGCACTTGCCGTTGTTCAGCGTCGGGTTGAACTGCTCGACAGGTCCGACCTTTATGACCGACCACGTCCGCGCTCTCGCGCAGCAGAGCGAGTCCCGCATCACCTGCGTTCCCAACGCGGGTCTGCCGGACGAGAACGGCAGCTACCACGAGACCCCGGAATCGATGGCGCGCGTCCTCGCCCGCTTCGCCGAGTCCGGCTGGATCAACGCCATCGGCGGATGCTGCGGCACGACGCCCGCGCACATCCGAGCGTTCTCCGCAGTCGCCGAGGCGCACGCGCCGCGTCAAGCCTCTCCTGTGCGCCAGACGCGCGTCTCGGGGATCGAGTTCCTGGCTCTCGAAGACGACGGCAGACCCTATCTGATCGGAGAGCGGACGAACGTTCTGGGCAGCCGGAAGTTCAAGCGGCTCATCGCGCAAGGCAAGCACGAGGAAGCCGCAGAGATCGGGCGGGCTCAGGTCCGCAACGGCGCGCACGTCGTCGATGTATGCCTTCAGGACCCCGACCGCGACGAGCTGAGCGACATGCGTTCGTTCTTGTCGCACCTCGTGCGCAAGACTCGGGCTCCCCTGATGATCGACTCGACGGACCCGGACGTCATCGAAGAGGCGCTCCGGTTCTGCCAGGGGAAGGCGATCATCAACTCGGTGAACCTAGAGGACGGTGAGGAACGTTTCACGCGTGTCGTGCCGATTGCGCGGCGCTACGGAGCCGCGCTCGTCTGCGGGACGATTGACGAAGACCCGGTTCAAGGCATGGGCGTCACGGCGGATCGCAAGCTAGCGATCGCGCAACGAAGCCATGCGCTGCTGACCGGCAAGTACGGCGTCCCGGAAGAGGACATCATCTGGGACCCTCTCGTCTTCCCCGTCGGAACCGGCGATGCAACGTACATGAACGCCGGTTGGGAGACCATCGAGGGCGTACGGCGGCTCAAGGAGGCGTTCCCGCAGTGCAAGACCGTTCTCGGCATCTCGAATGTCTCGTTCGGGCTGCCTCCGGCGGGCAGGGAAACGCTCAACTCGGTGTTCCTCTACCACTGCACGAAAGCGGGACTCGACCTCGCCATCGTGAACTCGGAACGGCTCGTCCGCTACTCGTCGATCCCCGAATCGGAGCGCGCGCTTGCCGAACGGCTTCTGTTCGAAAACTCGGAGCAGGCGATCCAGGAGTTCAGCGACGCCTTCCGGGACGCGCAGGAAGCGACATCGTCAGCGCCGATGGAGGGCCTGTCGCTCAATGAGCGACTCGCTCGCTACATCGTCGATGGCTCGAAGGACGGCTTGGTCGACGACCTGAACCTGGCGCTCGCCGAGCGATCTCCGTTGGATGTCATCAACGGACCGCTGATGGCGGGGATGGATGAGGTCGGCAGGCTGTTCAACGACAAACAGCTCATCGTGGCAGAGGTGCTCCAGAGCGCCGAGGCGATGAAGGCAGCGGTCGATCACCTCGAACCGTTCATGGAGAAGTCCGAGACGTCGACCAAGGGCACGGTGATTCTCGCGACGGTGAAGGGCGATGTCCACGACATCGGCAAGAACCTGGTCGATATCATCCTCTCGAACAACGGGTACCGAGTCGTGAATCTGGGCATCAAGGTCGCGCCGGAACGCCTCGTGGAAGCGTACGAGGAGCATCGCCCGGACATCATCGGACTGTCCGGGTTGCTCGTGAAGTCGGCGCAGATGATGGTGACATCCGCCGAGGACCTGACGACGGCGGGCATCGAAGTTCCCCTGCTCGTCGGTGGCGCAGCGCTCTCCGACCGGTTCACGCGGTCGCGGATCGCTCCCGCCTACGGAAAAGGGATTGTCGCCTACGCGAAGGACGCGATGGACGGACTTCGACTCGCCAATGTTATCATGGACCCCAAGAGCCGCGAGGCGCTGAGAGTCGACGCGCCAGCGGCGGAACTGGCGGATCCGAAGCCGTCCTCCGAAGTGGCGGAATCCGTGGCAACGATCCGCACGGAGGTACGACGTGCTGATGTGCCGCCGCCGCCAGACTACCGACGACACGTGATCGAGCCGGACCCGGATGAGCTCTTCCCGTTCATCGATCCGCAGTTGCTCTACGGGCGAGACCTGGGACTGCGCGGCAGCTTCCGACGACAGATCGACGCGGGCGATCCTCGCGCTCGCGAGCTACAGGCGCTCATCGACGAGATACGCGCCGCGTCTGCGCGAGAAGGCTGGCTGCGCGCGCGAGCCGTCTATCAGTTCTTCCCGTGCGTGTCGCGCGGCTCGACCATCGAGATCCTATCTCCCGATCACTCGCGGACGGTCGCGTCGTTCCGGTTCCCGCGTCAGCCGGATGGGAACCGACTGTGCCTGGCGGACTACGTGGCTCCAGTCGATGGCGGCGGAACCGACAATCTGTGCTTGTTCGTCACCACGGCTGGCGAAGGCGTCCGAGAGCGCGCCGAGGAGTTGAAGCGAGCGGGTAAGTACCTGATGTCGCATGCCCTGGGCTCGCTCGCCTTCGAGTACGCCGAGGCGGCGGCGGAATGGCTCCACGCCCGCGTCCGCGCGATGTGGGGCTTTGGCGATCCGCGCGATATGACAATGCAGCAACGGTTCCGCACAGAGTACCGAGGACGCCGGTACAGCTTCGGGTATCCAGCGTGTCCCGACCTGGCGGAGCAGAAGACGCTCTTCTCCTTGCTGAGCCCGGCTGAGATCGGGGTGGCGCTGACGGAGACCGGCATGATGGACCCCGAGGCGAGTGTGTCGGCGCTGGTGTTCCATCACCCCGACGCGACATACTTCGACGCGCGAGCGGCGGCAGACCGGTAG